From Dermochelys coriacea isolate rDerCor1 chromosome 8, rDerCor1.pri.v4, whole genome shotgun sequence, the proteins below share one genomic window:
- the SELE gene encoding E-selectin isoform X1, translating into MIGLWFLSVLTYGLMVLQEGNCWTYHYSEKNMTYKLAEEWCRKHYTNMVAIQNKEEIVHLNAFLPFNPSYYWIGIRKIDNEWTWVGTRKRLTEEAKNWAKDEPNNRKNDEDCVEIYIKRAKDAGKWNDERCSKEKVALCYAASCDQSSCSGHGECLETINNHTCLCDAGFYGPECQYVVTCDQLKEPDQGTLECSHPLQNYSYNSSCEVQCAEGYESTGFEPVWCTSSGNWSSPTPACTVVQCDGLKAPAHGSMMCSPASANFLWNSTCEFACEEGFMLKGTDRLQCSASGEWDGQQPECEAVTCETVNGPENGFVECTGGHPEFTHNSACEFRCEEGYRLSGSPTIQCTAQGEWSEPFPKCEVVQCDGLKAPAHGSLMCFPTSANFLWNSTCEFACEEGFALKGTDRLQCGVSGEWDGQQPECEAVTCETVNGPENGFVECTGGHPEFTHNSACEFRCEEGYRLSGSPTIQCTAQGEWSEPFPKCEVVQCDGLKAPAHGSLMCSPASANFLWNSTCEFACKEGFVLKGTDRLQCGVSGEWDGQQPECEAVTCEAVNGPVNGFVECTGGHPEFTHNSACEFHCEEGYRLSGSPTIQCTAQGEWSEPFPKCEVAQCETLIPPEKGSMNCSHSFGDFAYSTVCEFNCTGGWLLNGSKVLQCSAAGNWTASQPTCEAPKVPEELLSYVSVGIAATGASLLLTASFLIWLVKRLRRKAKKFTPASSCQSLNSEHTFQSTAHLI; encoded by the exons ATGATTGGCCTGTGGTTCCTCTCTGTTCTCACTTACG GACTTATGGTGCTTCAGGAGGGCAATTGCTGGACATACcactattcagaaaaaaatatgacCTATAAGCTTGCGGAGGAATGGTGTAGGAAACACTATACAAATATGGTTGCCATTCAGAATAAGGAGGAAATTGTCCATCTGAATGCATTTTTACCCTTCAATCCAAGTTATTACTGGATTGGAATCAGGAAGATTGACAATGAGTGGACCTGGGTTGGAACAAGAAAACGGCTGACTGAAGAGGCTAAAAACTGGGCTAAGGATGAACCAAACAACAGAAAGAATGACGAGGACTGTGTTGAAATCTACATCAAAAGAGCGAAGGATGCAGGCAAATGGAATGATGAAAGATGCAGCAAAGAGAAGGTTGCCTTGTGCTATGCAG CTTCCTGTGACCAGTCTTCCTGCAGTGGCCATGGAGAATGCCTGGAGACCATTAACAATCATACCTGCCTCTGTGATGCTGGATTCTATGGGCCTGAATGCCAGTATG TTGTGACTTGCGACCAATTAAAAGAACCCGATCAAGGGACCCTGGAGTGCAGCCATCCATTACAGAACTACAGCTACAACTCATCCTGCGAGGTTCAGTGTGCAGAAGGCTATGAATCAACTGGGTTTGAACCAGTGTGGTGTACCTCCTCCGGGAACTGGTCTTCACCCACTCCAGCATGTACAG TTGTGCAGTGTGATGGCTTAAAGGCTCCAGCTCATGGCTCCATGATGTGCTCTCCCGCCTCTGCGAACTTTCTGTGGAATTCAACCTGTGAGTTTGCCTGTGAAGAAGGGTTTATGTTGAAGGGAACAGACAGGCTGCAGTGCAGCGCTTCTGGAGAGTGGGATGGACAGCAGCCGGAATGCGAAG CTGTGACTTGTGAAACAGTGAACGGGCCTGAAAATGGCTTTGTGGAATGTACCGGCGGTCATCCAGAATTCACCCACAACTCGGCCTGTGAGTTCCGTTGCGAGGAGGGCTACAGATTAAGTGGATCGCCCACGATTCAGTGCACAGCTCAGGGAGAATGGTCAGAGCCCTTCCCAAAGTGTGAAG TTGTGCAGTGTGATGGCTTAAAGGCTCCAGCTCATGGCTCCCTGATGTGCTTTCCCACCTCTGCGAACTTTCTGTGGAATTCAACCTGTGAGTTTGCCTGTGAAGAAGGGTTTGCGTTGAAGGGAACAGACAGGCTGCAGTGCGGTGTTTCTGGAGAGTGGGATGGACAGCAGCCGGAATGCGAAG CTGTGACGTGTGAAACAGTGAACGGGCCTGAAAATGGCTTTGTGGAATGTACCGGCGGTCATCCAGAATTCACCCACAACTCGGCCTGTGAGTTCCGTTGCGAGGAGGGCTACAGATTAAGTGGATCGCCCACGATTCAGTGCACAGCTCAGGGAGAATGGTCAGAGCCCTTCCCAAAGTGTGAAG TTGTGCAGTGTGATGGCTTAAAGGCTCCAGCTCATGGCTCCCTGATGTGCTCTCCCGCCTCTGCGAACTTTCTGTGGAATTCAACCTGTGAGTTTGCCTGTAAAGAAGGGTTTGTGTTGAAGGGAACAGACAGGCTGCAGTGCGGTGTTTCTGGAGAGTGGGATGGACAGCAGCCGGAATGCGAAG CTGTGACATGTGAAGCAGTGAACGGGCCTGTAAATGGCTTTGTGGAATGTACCGGTGGTCATCCAGAATTCACCCACAACTCGGCCTGTGAGTTTCATTGCGAGGAGGGCTACAGATTAAGTGGATCGCCCACGATTCAGTGCACAGCTCAGGGAGAATGGTCAGAGCCCTTTCCAAAGTGTGAAG TTGCACAGTGTGAAACCCTGATACCCCCTGAGAAGGGCTCCATGAATTGTTCACACTCTTTTGGAGATTTTGCATACAGCACAGTTTGCGAGTTTAACTGTACAGGGGGATGGTTGCTAAACGGCTCTAAAGTACTTCAGTGCAGCgctgcagggaactggactgcAAGTCAGCCAACGTGCGAAG CTCCCAAAGTGCCTGAAGAACTGCTCAGTTACGTCTCTGTTGGAATAGCAGCCACCGGAGCCTCGCTCCTGTTGACAGCATCATTCCTCATTTGGCTTGTAAAGCGCCTTCGAAGGAAAG
- the SELE gene encoding E-selectin isoform X3 codes for MIGLWFLSVLTYGLMVLQEGNCWTYHYSEKNMTYKLAEEWCRKHYTNMVAIQNKEEIVHLNAFLPFNPSYYWIGIRKIDNEWTWVGTRKRLTEEAKNWAKDEPNNRKNDEDCVEIYIKRAKDAGKWNDERCSKEKVALCYAASCDQSSCSGHGECLETINNHTCLCDAGFYGPECQYVVTCDQLKEPDQGTLECSHPLQNYSYNSSCEVQCAEGYESTGFEPVWCTSSGNWSSPTPACTVVQCDGLKAPAHGSLMCFPTSANFLWNSTCEFACEEGFALKGTDRLQCGVSGEWDGQQPECEAVTCETVNGPENGFVECTGGHPEFTHNSACEFRCEEGYRLSGSPTIQCTAQGEWSEPFPKCEVVQCDGLKAPAHGSLMCSPASANFLWNSTCEFACKEGFVLKGTDRLQCGVSGEWDGQQPECEAVTCEAVNGPVNGFVECTGGHPEFTHNSACEFHCEEGYRLSGSPTIQCTAQGEWSEPFPKCEVAQCETLIPPEKGSMNCSHSFGDFAYSTVCEFNCTGGWLLNGSKVLQCSAAGNWTASQPTCEAPKVPEELLSYVSVGIAATGASLLLTASFLIWLVKRLRRKAKKFTPASSCQSLNSEHTFQSTAHLI; via the exons ATGATTGGCCTGTGGTTCCTCTCTGTTCTCACTTACG GACTTATGGTGCTTCAGGAGGGCAATTGCTGGACATACcactattcagaaaaaaatatgacCTATAAGCTTGCGGAGGAATGGTGTAGGAAACACTATACAAATATGGTTGCCATTCAGAATAAGGAGGAAATTGTCCATCTGAATGCATTTTTACCCTTCAATCCAAGTTATTACTGGATTGGAATCAGGAAGATTGACAATGAGTGGACCTGGGTTGGAACAAGAAAACGGCTGACTGAAGAGGCTAAAAACTGGGCTAAGGATGAACCAAACAACAGAAAGAATGACGAGGACTGTGTTGAAATCTACATCAAAAGAGCGAAGGATGCAGGCAAATGGAATGATGAAAGATGCAGCAAAGAGAAGGTTGCCTTGTGCTATGCAG CTTCCTGTGACCAGTCTTCCTGCAGTGGCCATGGAGAATGCCTGGAGACCATTAACAATCATACCTGCCTCTGTGATGCTGGATTCTATGGGCCTGAATGCCAGTATG TTGTGACTTGCGACCAATTAAAAGAACCCGATCAAGGGACCCTGGAGTGCAGCCATCCATTACAGAACTACAGCTACAACTCATCCTGCGAGGTTCAGTGTGCAGAAGGCTATGAATCAACTGGGTTTGAACCAGTGTGGTGTACCTCCTCCGGGAACTGGTCTTCACCCACTCCAGCATGTACAG TTGTGCAGTGTGATGGCTTAAAGGCTCCAGCTCATGGCTCCCTGATGTGCTTTCCCACCTCTGCGAACTTTCTGTGGAATTCAACCTGTGAGTTTGCCTGTGAAGAAGGGTTTGCGTTGAAGGGAACAGACAGGCTGCAGTGCGGTGTTTCTGGAGAGTGGGATGGACAGCAGCCGGAATGCGAAG CTGTGACGTGTGAAACAGTGAACGGGCCTGAAAATGGCTTTGTGGAATGTACCGGCGGTCATCCAGAATTCACCCACAACTCGGCCTGTGAGTTCCGTTGCGAGGAGGGCTACAGATTAAGTGGATCGCCCACGATTCAGTGCACAGCTCAGGGAGAATGGTCAGAGCCCTTCCCAAAGTGTGAAG TTGTGCAGTGTGATGGCTTAAAGGCTCCAGCTCATGGCTCCCTGATGTGCTCTCCCGCCTCTGCGAACTTTCTGTGGAATTCAACCTGTGAGTTTGCCTGTAAAGAAGGGTTTGTGTTGAAGGGAACAGACAGGCTGCAGTGCGGTGTTTCTGGAGAGTGGGATGGACAGCAGCCGGAATGCGAAG CTGTGACATGTGAAGCAGTGAACGGGCCTGTAAATGGCTTTGTGGAATGTACCGGTGGTCATCCAGAATTCACCCACAACTCGGCCTGTGAGTTTCATTGCGAGGAGGGCTACAGATTAAGTGGATCGCCCACGATTCAGTGCACAGCTCAGGGAGAATGGTCAGAGCCCTTTCCAAAGTGTGAAG TTGCACAGTGTGAAACCCTGATACCCCCTGAGAAGGGCTCCATGAATTGTTCACACTCTTTTGGAGATTTTGCATACAGCACAGTTTGCGAGTTTAACTGTACAGGGGGATGGTTGCTAAACGGCTCTAAAGTACTTCAGTGCAGCgctgcagggaactggactgcAAGTCAGCCAACGTGCGAAG CTCCCAAAGTGCCTGAAGAACTGCTCAGTTACGTCTCTGTTGGAATAGCAGCCACCGGAGCCTCGCTCCTGTTGACAGCATCATTCCTCATTTGGCTTGTAAAGCGCCTTCGAAGGAAAG
- the SELE gene encoding E-selectin isoform X2, whose product MIGLWFLSVLTYGLMVLQEGNCWTYHYSEKNMTYKLAEEWCRKHYTNMVAIQNKEEIVHLNAFLPFNPSYYWIGIRKIDNEWTWVGTRKRLTEEAKNWAKDEPNNRKNDEDCVEIYIKRAKDAGKWNDERCSKEKVALCYAASCDQSSCSGHGECLETINNHTCLCDAGFYGPECQYVVTCDQLKEPDQGTLECSHPLQNYSYNSSCEVQCAEGYESTGFEPVWCTSSGNWSSPTPACTVVQCDGLKAPAHGSMMCSPASANFLWNSTCEFACEEGFMLKGTDRLQCSASGEWDGQQPECEAVTCETVNGPENGFVECTGGHPEFTHNSACEFRCEEGYRLSGSPTIQCTAQGEWSEPFPKCEVVQCDGLKAPAHGSLMCFPTSANFLWNSTCEFACEEGFALKGTDRLQCGVSGEWDGQQPECEAVTCETVNGPENGFVECTGGHPEFTHNSACEFRCEEGYRLSGSPTIQCTAQGEWSEPFPKCEVAQCETLIPPEKGSMNCSHSFGDFAYSTVCEFNCTGGWLLNGSKVLQCSAAGNWTASQPTCEAPKVPEELLSYVSVGIAATGASLLLTASFLIWLVKRLRRKAKKFTPASSCQSLNSEHTFQSTAHLI is encoded by the exons ATGATTGGCCTGTGGTTCCTCTCTGTTCTCACTTACG GACTTATGGTGCTTCAGGAGGGCAATTGCTGGACATACcactattcagaaaaaaatatgacCTATAAGCTTGCGGAGGAATGGTGTAGGAAACACTATACAAATATGGTTGCCATTCAGAATAAGGAGGAAATTGTCCATCTGAATGCATTTTTACCCTTCAATCCAAGTTATTACTGGATTGGAATCAGGAAGATTGACAATGAGTGGACCTGGGTTGGAACAAGAAAACGGCTGACTGAAGAGGCTAAAAACTGGGCTAAGGATGAACCAAACAACAGAAAGAATGACGAGGACTGTGTTGAAATCTACATCAAAAGAGCGAAGGATGCAGGCAAATGGAATGATGAAAGATGCAGCAAAGAGAAGGTTGCCTTGTGCTATGCAG CTTCCTGTGACCAGTCTTCCTGCAGTGGCCATGGAGAATGCCTGGAGACCATTAACAATCATACCTGCCTCTGTGATGCTGGATTCTATGGGCCTGAATGCCAGTATG TTGTGACTTGCGACCAATTAAAAGAACCCGATCAAGGGACCCTGGAGTGCAGCCATCCATTACAGAACTACAGCTACAACTCATCCTGCGAGGTTCAGTGTGCAGAAGGCTATGAATCAACTGGGTTTGAACCAGTGTGGTGTACCTCCTCCGGGAACTGGTCTTCACCCACTCCAGCATGTACAG TTGTGCAGTGTGATGGCTTAAAGGCTCCAGCTCATGGCTCCATGATGTGCTCTCCCGCCTCTGCGAACTTTCTGTGGAATTCAACCTGTGAGTTTGCCTGTGAAGAAGGGTTTATGTTGAAGGGAACAGACAGGCTGCAGTGCAGCGCTTCTGGAGAGTGGGATGGACAGCAGCCGGAATGCGAAG CTGTGACTTGTGAAACAGTGAACGGGCCTGAAAATGGCTTTGTGGAATGTACCGGCGGTCATCCAGAATTCACCCACAACTCGGCCTGTGAGTTCCGTTGCGAGGAGGGCTACAGATTAAGTGGATCGCCCACGATTCAGTGCACAGCTCAGGGAGAATGGTCAGAGCCCTTCCCAAAGTGTGAAG TTGTGCAGTGTGATGGCTTAAAGGCTCCAGCTCATGGCTCCCTGATGTGCTTTCCCACCTCTGCGAACTTTCTGTGGAATTCAACCTGTGAGTTTGCCTGTGAAGAAGGGTTTGCGTTGAAGGGAACAGACAGGCTGCAGTGCGGTGTTTCTGGAGAGTGGGATGGACAGCAGCCGGAATGCGAAG CTGTGACGTGTGAAACAGTGAACGGGCCTGAAAATGGCTTTGTGGAATGTACCGGCGGTCATCCAGAATTCACCCACAACTCGGCCTGTGAGTTCCGTTGCGAGGAGGGCTACAGATTAAGTGGATCGCCCACGATTCAGTGCACAGCTCAGGGAGAATGGTCAGAGCCCTTCCCAAAGTGTGAAG TTGCACAGTGTGAAACCCTGATACCCCCTGAGAAGGGCTCCATGAATTGTTCACACTCTTTTGGAGATTTTGCATACAGCACAGTTTGCGAGTTTAACTGTACAGGGGGATGGTTGCTAAACGGCTCTAAAGTACTTCAGTGCAGCgctgcagggaactggactgcAAGTCAGCCAACGTGCGAAG CTCCCAAAGTGCCTGAAGAACTGCTCAGTTACGTCTCTGTTGGAATAGCAGCCACCGGAGCCTCGCTCCTGTTGACAGCATCATTCCTCATTTGGCTTGTAAAGCGCCTTCGAAGGAAAG